The genome window GTGAATTTTATAAAGAAGCCTTTGATAAAGTGTCTGAATATAAAAGGGAATTTTATAGATATAAAAATTTACTGCACTATATTTATCCAAAATATTATAGAAAAGATGTTGAAAAAGCAAGAAGAAATTATATACTTCCTCAATCGTTGATATATACAGTTATGTATACTCAAAGTGGATTTGATAAAGAAAGCATTCAGTTTGGAAAAGTTGGTTTGATGGGAATTCCAGAAGAGTTAATAAAAGGAAGAGAAGAGGAATATTTTGATTCAGCCAAGAATATAGAAGAGGGAACTAGGAACTTAAAAAATGTATATGAAAAAAATAATGGAATGATTTTAAAAACCTTAATAGAGTATTTATATGGTGAAAAAGTGGTCAAAAATTTAAACTTTGAATTAGATGGAGATCTTAAATTGGAGACAATAACAGATGAAAAATTCCAAAGAGAGATAGAGGAAATTGTTTATACATATGCTTTTTATAGTGCTATATACAATTAATAATAAAATTAAAAGGACGGCAAAATGAGAAATACAAAATGGATATATAAATCTGAAGAATTCAAAAAAGAAGATATAGTATTAGATAGAGATATAGAACAGATACTTTACAATAGAGGAGTCATATCAAAAGATGAAATAAATTTTTTTATAGATGGAACTCTAGAAAATCTTATGAATCCTAGTGAGTTAGTGGATGTTGATAAGGGGGTTCAAAGAATATTAGAGGCCAGAGACAAAAATCAGAGTGTTTGGATATATGGAGATTATGATGTTGATGGAATAACTTCTACCTCTTTGTGCTATTTAGCATTAAAAGAGATAGGGATAGATGTGAGATATTATATTCCCTTGAGAGATGAGGGGTATGGTTTGAATAAGGATGCTTTGACATACATAGCAGGAGAGGGAGGAAATTTAATAATAACAGTAGATTGTGGTATATCTTCAATTGACGAGGTTAGTCATTCCAATACGCTGGGAATGGATATGATAATAACGGATCATCATGAGATAAATAATGTTTTACCATCAGCATACGCAGTTATAAATCCCAAGAGAGAGGATAATAAAAGCGATTATAAATATTTTGCAGGTGTTGGTACAGCTTTTATGCTTCTTTTAGCTTTGTATAAAGAATTAGGGAAAAAGAACGATATATATAAATATTTAGATATAGTTGCTATTGGAACTATAGCTGATATCGTGCCATTAAAAGGTCAGAATAGGCTTTTGGTTAAGAGGGGATTAGAGTTATTAAAAAGTAGTAAGTGGCAAGGGTTAAATATGCTTATGAAAAGGTTGTATGAAAATCCGATGGATAAGAAATTTGATACATATGATGTAGGTTTTATAATCGCACCAATTTTTAATGCTGCAGGAAGATTAGAAGATGCAAAGATGGCTGTAGAACTATTTGTAAGCGATTCACATGTGGTTTGTGATAATCTAATATATGAGTTGATAAATAAGAATAGTGAAAGAAAAGAGATACAAGAAGATATTTTAAAAAAGGCTATTGAAAAAATAGAGGAAAAAAAATTGGATGAAAAGAGTGTAATTGTTGTTGCGGAAGAGAAATTTCATCATGGGGTAATAGGGATTGTGGCATCGAAGATATTAGATAGATACTATAAGCCAACAGTTATAATGGAGATAAAACCTGAAGAGGGCATAGCGACAGCTTCGTGTAGGAGTATAGAGGCATTTAATATGATAGAAGCTTTAAATTCTATGAGAGAGTTGTTTGTTAAGTATGGAGGGCATGCTGGAGCTGCAGGTTTTTCAATTCCAATTGAAAATATAGAGGAGTTTTCAGAAAGAATAGATAAGTATGCTTTTGAAAATTTAAGCAATGAAGATACGAAAAAACCTATAAAAATAGATTGTGAACTTTCGATGATTAAGATATCTTTTGATTTAATGGATAAATTATCGTTATTAGAACCATATGGATTTGGAAATGCTTCACCTTTGTTTTCGATAAGAAATTGTAAGTATTCAAATTTTAGAGCGATAGGAAAAGAAAAAAATCATTTGATGATGGATTTAATAAAAGATGGAGTAGAAATAAAAAATTGTGTTTGGTTTAACAGTGAAGATATGTTAGAAACAATTTTAAATAACCAAGAGATTGACGTAGCTTTTAAATTAAAAATGGAAACTTATAAGGACAAATATCAATATAAAATCTTTATAGAGGATATAAAACCTTCGATAAAAACTTTAAATAATTACTCGGAATATCAAACTTTATACAATTTAAAATTTCCTATAAAATCGATATTTTATACAAGAAGAGATGTTGAAAATGAGAGATTAAATATTACATTTATAAATGAGGATGTTTCTATTAATAGCGGAAAAAATAGTGTTGGATTTTTAGATAATCAAACAAAAGTTTTATTAAAAAAAATGAAGGACTATTATGGATATACTTTTAATGTTAAAGTTGAAAAAATTATAAAAAAAGAAGAAAATTATAATGTGCATATTTTAATAGAGAAAAATGAAGAGTTCAAAAGTCTAGCTATTGAAGCAGGAAGTTTATTTAGGGATATAAAAACATTTTTAATTGGAGATTTAGAATATAACTCTTTACAAAAGAGAATTCTTAGAACTGTATTTAAAGAGAAGAAAAAAGTTGTTGTAAATTGCGAGATAGGAAGAGGAATAGAAACAGTCATAAAGACAATAGAGTTATACAATAGAATGACAGGGAAAAAAGTGTGTGTGGTTAGAGATAAAGAGGAAAGAAAGGAAGGGGGGGATTATTATATCTATATAGGTGAAGCATTAAAAACCGGAGAAGAGTATGATTTGATAATTGGAAAAAATAAGGTAAAGTATGATGGATATGATTATATAGAAGATAGCTATAAAATATTAGATAATATAAAAATTGTCGACGAAAGAGAGCTTTCAGGCTTTGAAAAAATTTTTAGTAAAAAATTATCCCAAGGTGAGAAAATAAAAGCTATTCACGAGATAAAAAATGGAATGAAATATTTCGCAACAGAAGATATAAAAGTTATATTCTAAATGTTGTGGTAAGGATAACTGTATAAAGAGGAAAAGTTGTTACTTTTAAGTATAAAATTCTTAGGATACTTTAACTTAAAAATGGCGGTGAGATAATGTATAAAGAAATGACAGCTAAAATAAGGGTTTCTTTGAGAGAGCAATGGTTTTATCATGTTATAATAGGAGTGTTATTTTTAATTTATACAGCGATTGTAATATTAGGAAATGGAATATTTTTAGATGATATTGTGAAAGTTTTGGGATTTTTATTTTTGATGACAGGAATTGGAAATTTAATATACTCCTTTTCTGGAATAGGAGAAAGAGAATTTCATTGGGGTGAGATTTTCTTTTGGGGTATAATCGAAGTTTTCTCAGGATGGATTCTACTGTCTGAGAGATTGCTTGTAGCCGAGAAGAACTTAATTGATGAGGTTAGTTTGGCTATTGAAAAGGTTATTGCTTCGAAGGTTGAACTTAGAGGCTATCTTATTATATTTTACATAGGAACCTTTTTAATGTTTAGAGGAATAAGCCATATAGTGACAAAAATATATGAAGACGATGGAATCAACCATAACAAGACTTTAGTTGTTATAAAGAGAATATTGATATTAGATGGTTTTATAGATTTTATATTTGGAGTCTTAGTGACTTTATCGATGTATTTAGCTCAAGGCGTATTTTACTATATTGTATTTACATATATATTTATAACTTCTATATTAACTATTATATTTGGATTAGGAACGAAATATTCTTTGAAAATTGAGAAAAATGAATTCTTAGAGAGTGAAGTTTTAGAAAAAAATGGTGAAAAAAAAGAGACAATGTGATTTGTCTCTTTTTTATTATTTAATACTATTTGTTGTTTGCTCTAAAATCATCTAATCTCTTATAAAGCATAAGAGCAGCACTGTTTAAAAGTTTATCTTTGATAAATTCGTTTGTTGGATTTTCAAAGTAGTCTGTAGCAATTAGAGTAGCTAAACCATGTCCGAATAACCAGCAATCTAAAAATAAATCATTTTTAAATTCAGTGGGAAGATTATTAAATCTTTCATCTTTCTCCATTTCAACTTTCATTAAGTCTCTGAATTTTTTTAATAGATTAGCATAAGAGTTATCTCTTAAAAATATAGATTTGAATAATTGTTTCTCTTCTCTTGCAAAAGTGCAAAGTCCGATACCGCTATTAAGGAAAACCATATCTGTTTCAGGTTTCATAACATATTCCATAAATATGTTTTTTGCTTTTTCGATAAGCTCTAATTTAAGCTCATCCATAGATGTGTAACAGCTATAGATAGGTGCTGGTGAGCAATGTAAAGCTTTAGCTAAATTTCTTGCTGTTATTTCATCTAAACCGTATTTAACAAACATTTCAAAAGCTTTTGCATGTATTTGTTCTCTTTTAAAAATAGCTTTTTTTGGCATAAGGCCTCCTAAAAAATTAGAATTTTTTTACAAAGTTAATACCTATACTAGATATTTCTTTTTCGTATTTTATATTTTCAACAGTTCTTGTGTCGTAGAAGTAGTGGTTAAATGCTACTGTCCATTCCATAGTTTCGTTTGGTCTGTATTTAACTCCAGTACCAACCATTGTTGAATCAAGTGCGTATTCAGTTGCAGCAAAACTCTTATCTGGTGCTCCAGTGTCAGCGTAGTTGAATCCAACTAACCAAGCGAATTGGTTTGTGAACCAGTACTCAGAACCTACAGAGATTTCCCATCCGTTATCGTAGTCAGTTGAAGTTTTTCCGATTCTATCCATAGTAGCTGATTCGTTGAAGTAGTAGTTACCACCGATGAATGTTGTCCATTGATCAGTTACTTTATAAGATACTCCTAAAGCAGCTAAAGCAGGTAAGTCTCTTCTTATTTTTTGT of Cetobacterium sp. ZOR0034 contains these proteins:
- the recJ gene encoding single-stranded-DNA-specific exonuclease RecJ, which translates into the protein MRNTKWIYKSEEFKKEDIVLDRDIEQILYNRGVISKDEINFFIDGTLENLMNPSELVDVDKGVQRILEARDKNQSVWIYGDYDVDGITSTSLCYLALKEIGIDVRYYIPLRDEGYGLNKDALTYIAGEGGNLIITVDCGISSIDEVSHSNTLGMDMIITDHHEINNVLPSAYAVINPKREDNKSDYKYFAGVGTAFMLLLALYKELGKKNDIYKYLDIVAIGTIADIVPLKGQNRLLVKRGLELLKSSKWQGLNMLMKRLYENPMDKKFDTYDVGFIIAPIFNAAGRLEDAKMAVELFVSDSHVVCDNLIYELINKNSERKEIQEDILKKAIEKIEEKKLDEKSVIVVAEEKFHHGVIGIVASKILDRYYKPTVIMEIKPEEGIATASCRSIEAFNMIEALNSMRELFVKYGGHAGAAGFSIPIENIEEFSERIDKYAFENLSNEDTKKPIKIDCELSMIKISFDLMDKLSLLEPYGFGNASPLFSIRNCKYSNFRAIGKEKNHLMMDLIKDGVEIKNCVWFNSEDMLETILNNQEIDVAFKLKMETYKDKYQYKIFIEDIKPSIKTLNNYSEYQTLYNLKFPIKSIFYTRRDVENERLNITFINEDVSINSGKNSVGFLDNQTKVLLKKMKDYYGYTFNVKVEKIIKKEENYNVHILIEKNEEFKSLAIEAGSLFRDIKTFLIGDLEYNSLQKRILRTVFKEKKKVVVNCEIGRGIETVIKTIELYNRMTGKKVCVVRDKEERKEGGDYYIYIGEALKTGEEYDLIIGKNKVKYDGYDYIEDSYKILDNIKIVDERELSGFEKIFSKKLSQGEKIKAIHEIKNGMKYFATEDIKVIF
- a CDS encoding TetR/AcrR family transcriptional regulator, whose product is MPKKAIFKREQIHAKAFEMFVKYGLDEITARNLAKALHCSPAPIYSCYTSMDELKLELIEKAKNIFMEYVMKPETDMVFLNSGIGLCTFAREEKQLFKSIFLRDNSYANLLKKFRDLMKVEMEKDERFNNLPTEFKNDLFLDCWLFGHGLATLIATDYFENPTNEFIKDKLLNSAALMLYKRLDDFRANNK